The Setaria italica strain Yugu1 chromosome IX, Setaria_italica_v2.0, whole genome shotgun sequence genome has a window encoding:
- the LOC101778939 gene encoding major facilitator superfamily domain-containing protein 12, translating to MAEAKDDGVMAEAQVAQPLGRWPILSYGVGHMLNDITSACWFTYLLLFLQQIGLAPRDAAVVMLSGQVADGLMTILAGEMIDRFGRFKLWHIGGSVLVGVSFSSVFGGCLLCTILGTDSYLVRTVGYSFFAAVFNIGWAATQVSHMSMVNCMTLNPTSRVALASCRNAFTMVANLGLYAIALGVFGVIKAKECSDIVLQYRWIAYLSIFLGCCFLVVFHIGTKEPTLKSESNCKKNARISWGYWFKKTLYYQVALLYMLARLITNVSQSLIAFYVTRDLRMNEYSKATIPAIIFCCSFVVSIVLQEIKWNSRRLKSLLTVGATLWVISGVAVFVLPSQMHNLMYPLAMVIGVANALLMVTTVGLESALVGEDLNGCAFVYGSLSFLDKISCGIALFVLESYEDTMSCGETRGLNTVSRYGTGLIPSCFALLSLVVTSTLRLQDAATPTAAALEAPLLV from the exons ATGGCCGAGGCGAAGGATGATGGGGTCATGGCCGAGGCACAGGTTGCTCAGCCTCTCGGACGGTGGCCGATACTGTCCTACGGCGTCGGGCACATGCTCAACGACATCACCTCGGCTTGCTGGTTCACGTACCTGCTGCTCTTCTTGCAGCAAATCGGCCTTGCTCCAAG AGATGCCGCAGTTGTGATGCTCTCAGGCCAGGTTGCAGATGGGCTGATGACGATCCTCGCAGGAGAGATG ATCGACAGATTTGGCCGCTTTAAGTTGTGGCACATTGGAGGATCAGTCCTAGTCGGAGTTTCCTTCTCCTCAGTATTCGGTGGCTGCCTGCTCTGCACCATTCTAGGGACAGATTCATATCTCGTGAGGACAGTCGGTTATAGTTTCTTCGCAGCGGTGTTCAACATCGGTTGGGCAGCCACACAAGTTTCCCACAT GTCAATGGTGAACTGCATGACACTGAATCCAACAAGCCGTGTAGCCTTAGCAAGTTGCAGAAATGCATTTACTATG GTGGCGAATCTTGGTTTGTATGCGATTGCACTAGGTGTCTTTGGTGTCATAAAGGCGAAAGAATGCTCAGACATTGTTCTTCAG TACCGGTGGATAGCATATCTGTCCATTTTCTTAGGATGCTGCTTCCTGGTGGTCTTTCACATTGGAACCAAGGAACCGAC CTTGAAGTCTGAATCTAACTGCAAGAAGAATGCTCGGATTTCCTGGGGATACTGGTTCAAGAAGACCTTGTACTACCAAGTTGCTCTCCTGTATATGCTTGCAAGACTGATCACAAACGTCTCTCAG TCGCTCATCGCTTTCTACGTCACCAGAGACTTGAGAATGAATGAATACTCGAAAGCAACA ATACCAGCGATCATATTCTGCTGCAGCTTCGTCGTGTCCATCGTCCTTCAG GAGATCAAGTGGAACAGCCGCCGCCTCAAGTCCCTCCTGACCGTCGGCGCGACGCTGTGGGTGATCTCCGGCGTGGCGGTCTTCGTCCTCCCGAGCCAGATGCACAACCTCATGTACCCTCTCGCCATGGTCATCGGCGTTGCCAACGCGCTCCTCATG GTCACGACGGTTGGGCTGGAGAGCGCGCTGGTAGGGGAGGACCTCAACGGCTGCGCGTTCGTCTACGGCTCGCTCAGCTTCCTGGACAAGATCTCCTGCGGGATCGCTCTGTTCGTCCTCGAATCGTACGAAG ACACGATGAGCTGCGGCGAGACGCGGGGACTGAACACGGTGAGCAGGTACGGGACGGGCCTGATCCCCTCCTGCTTCGCCCTCCTCTCCCTGGTGGTCACCTCCACGCTAAGGCTGCAGGACGCCGCCACTCCGACAGCCGCTGCGCTGGAAGCGCCGCTACTTGTCTGA
- the LOC101779737 gene encoding F-box/kelch-repeat protein At1g55270 — protein sequence MRAAAGGATPRRAGGIRVRAPLVESVSCYCRVDGGLKTVVSARKFVPGAKLCMQPDIIPNKRKSRSSRKERSQTQSPLLPGLPDELAISCLMRVARVGHPNMRLVCKRWNRLLSANYYYSLRKKFGMAEEWVYVFKRDRDQKLSWYAFDPVNQLWKSLPPVPPEYSEVVGFGCAVLNGCYLYLFGGKDPVHGSMRRVVFYNARINKWLRAPDMLQKRHCFGSCVINNCLYVAGGECEGIQRTLRSAEVYDPNRNRWSCIAEMSTGMVPSIGVVHDGKWFLKGLNSHRQVVSEVYLPASKMWSATGNEMVAGWRNPSISFNGRLYSSDCRDGCKLRVYNREAGSWTRFIDTRHHLGSSRALEAAAFVSLNGKLCIIRNNMSITLIDLSDPTTVIEVDSARMWDAFARKGQHRSFMANLWSTITGRNLKTDIMHCQVLQV from the exons atgcgcgcggcggccggaggcgccaCGCCGCGACGTGCGGGTGGCATCCGTGTCCGCGCCCCACTG GTAGAGTCTGTCTCCTGCTATTGCAGGGTAGATGGAGGTCTTAAAACCGTTGTAAGTGCTAGGAAGTTTGTCCCTGGTGCAAAGCTGTGCATGCAACCTGACATCATACCAAACAAGCGCAAGTCAAGGAGCTCGCGCAAGGAGAGGTCCCAAACTCAATCACCACTGCTACCTGGGCTTCCTGATGAACTGGCTATTTCCTGTCTTATGCGGGTTGCTCGGGTCGGGCACCCAAATATGCGGTTAGTCTGTAAACGATGGAACCGACTTTTATCTGCGAATTACTATTACTCCTTGCGTAAGAAATTTGGTATGGCAGAAGAATGGGTCTACGTGTTCAAAAGGGATCGTGATCAGAAGCTATCTTGGTATGCCTTTGATCCAGTAAACCAGCTCTGGAAGTCATTGCCTCCAGTTCCACCAGAGTATTCAGAAGTTGTTGGTTTTGGTTGTGCTGTTCTCAATGGATGCTACCTGTACTTATTTGGCGGCAAAGACCCAGTACATGGGTCTATGAGGCGGGTTGTATTTTACAATGCTCGGATAAACAAATGGCTTCGAGCTCCAGATATGCTGCAAAAGCGGCACTGCTTTGGTTCTTGTGTCATAAACAACTGTCTTTATGTTGCTGGTGGGGAGTGTGAAGGGATACAAAGAACTCTGAGGTCTGCTGAGGTATATGATCCAAACAGGAATAGATGGTCTTGCATTGCTGAAATGAGCACAGGAATGGTGCCCTCCATTGGAGTAGTACATGATGGCAAGTGGTTCCTAAAAGGTCTCAATTCTCATCGCCAGGTCGTGAGTGAGGTCTATCTACCAGCATCTAAAATGTGGTCAGCCACCGGTAATGAAATGGTCGCTGGTTGGCGGAATCCAAGCATTTCATTCAACGGGCGGCTTTATTCTTCTGATTGCCGTGATGGCTGTAAGCTTAGAGTTTATAATAGAGAGGCAGGATCATGGACAAGATTCATTGACACCAGACACCATCTGGGAAGCTCACGAGCTCTTGAAGCTGCAGCCTTTGTCTCCCTTAATGGAAAGCTGTGCATTATCCGTAACAATATGAGCATCACTCTTATTGATTTATCAGACCCAACAACAGTTATTGAGGTTGACAGTGCACGCATGTGGGATGCGTTTGCTCGAAAGGGGCAGCACAGGTCTTTCATGGCAAACCTGTGGTCAACCATCACAGGCCGTAACCTGAAGACAGATATTATGCATTGTCAAGTGCTCCAGGTTTGA
- the LOC105913614 gene encoding zinc finger BED domain-containing protein RICESLEEPER 2, with protein MVEETANDTQVAQDNEIAPNDEAIQGDEMVQGDELTQGDELAQGEEFVQGDELAQGDDLVQGNELVVAEETTPRTGTRRRRKKSLVWEHFTIEEVAGGATRACCNLCKQTFAYSSGSKIAGTSHLKRHITLGSCPKIKSQEQRLALPSTGGTDNDGEGSVERRTKRRYRYTGYANAAFDQDRSCSYLAKMIIQHDYPLHIVQQPTFATFIESLQPRFKIVDVDTMEGEVYAVYQKEKDNLLQTFNTMPGRISLTIGLWTTSQTLGYVSLAGQFIDSEWKVHRRMLSFMMVSSPHSENALSEAISMSLSDWNMKDRLFTITLDNECSSHDIYSANLRDHLSNKNNLMLKGQLFVVRCYAHILNAVAQDVIASIHGVVYSIRESIKFIKASSAREERFAEIALQLEIPSTKTLCLDVTTQWNTTYLMLLAALDYKQAFTTLETCDDNYNEAPSAEDWKKVEAACTYLKLLYDSAHSIMAAANPTSNLFFHEAWKLQLELANGTGHEDPIFSSIAKDMHERFDKYWKDCSLVLAIAVVMDPRFKMKLVEFSYSKIYGAEAAKYVKVVNDAVHELYKEYVAQPLPLTPAYVEQGEANNGPANANNSQGAPSTGDGLLDFDMYLSEIQSSQPSKSELEQYLDESLTPRIQEFDILNWWKLNTVKFPTLSKMARDILAIPMSMVSSGSSIFTAGTGSRMLDDYRSSLRPEIVEALVCAKDWLQYSPATTEAPSSALVKAEGS; from the coding sequence ATGGTTGAGGAAACTGCCAATGACACTCAGGTGGCCCAAGATAATGAGATTGCCCCCAATGATGAGGCAATTCAAGGTGATGAAATGGTGCAAGGTGATGAGTTGACCCAAGGTGATGAGTTGGCCCAAGGTGAAGAATTCGTTCAAGGTGATGAGTTGGCCCAAGGTGATGATTTGGTGCAAGGAAATGAGCTGGTTGTTGCTGAGGAAACGACCCCTCGGACCGGAACCAGACGGAGGAGAAAGAAGTCCTTGGTATGGGAGCACTTCACTATTGAAGAAGTCGCTGGAGGGGCCACACGGGCATGCTGCAATCTCTGCAAGCAAACCTTTGCTTACAGCTCTGGCTCAAAGATTGCTGGGACTAGCCATCTCAAGAGGCACATCACCCTGGGTTCTTGTCCTAAGATAAAGAGTCAAGAGCAGAGGCTGGCACTGCCCTCTACAGGTGGTACTGACAATGATGGTGAGGGAAGTGTGGAGCGGCGAACCAAGAGACGCTACAGATATACTGGTTATGCTAATGCTGCTTTTGATCAAGACCGCAGTTGCTCATACCTGGCAAAGATGATCATTCAGCATGACTACCCGCTTCATATTGTTCAACAGCCGACATTCGCCACTTTTATTGAGAGTCTGCAGCCACGTTTCAAGATTGTGGATGTTGATACAATGGAGGGAGAGGTGTATGCTGTTTATCAGAAAGAAAAAGATAACCTACTGCAAACATTCAACACCATGCCCGGAAGGATCAGCCTCACCATAGGATTGTGGACAACGAGTCAGACTCTGGGCTATGTTTCACTTGCTGGGCAGTTTATCGACTCTGAGTGGAAAGTACACCGAAGAATGCTTAGCTTCATGATGGTGTCTTCTCCCCATTCGGAGAATGCACTTAGTGAAGCAATTAGCATGAGCCTTTCTGACTGGAACATGAAGGACAGACTATTCACCATCACATTGGATAATGAATGCTCCTCACATGACATCTACAGTGCAAATCTGAGGGATCATCTCTCTAACAAGAACAACCTCATGCTTAAGGGACAGTTGTTTGTTGTGAGGTGCTATGCCCATATCCTTAATGCTGTTGCACAAGATGTGATTGCTTCGATTCACGGTGTTGTCTACAGTATCCGTGAAAGCATAAAGTTCATAAAAGCTTCTTCTGCCCGTGAAGAGAGGTTTGCTGAGATTGCTCTGCAGCTGGAGATTCCCAGTACCAAGACCCTCTGTCTGGATGTTACAACGCAGTGGAACACCACTTATCTGATGTTGCTGGCTGCCTTAGATTATAAGCAGGCTTTCACTACACTAGAGACATGTGATGATAATTACAATGAAGCTCCTTCAGCAGAGGACTGGAAGAAAGTTGAGGCTGCCTGTACTTACCTGAAACTGCTATATGACTCTGCGCATAGCATCATGGCAGCAGCAAACCCAACTTCAAACCTTTTCTTCCATGAAGCTTGGAAACTTCAGCTAGAACTAGCAAATGGCACAGGACATGAAGATCCCATTTTTAGTAGCATCGCGAAGGATATGCATGAGAGGTTTGACAAGTACTGGAAAGATTGCAGCCTCGTGCTAGCCATTGCTGTTGTCATGGATCCACGTTTCAAGATGAAGCTGGTTGAGTTCAGTTACTCAAAAATTTATGGGGCTGAGGCTGCAAAGTATGTTAAGGTGGTCAATGATGCTGTGCATGAACTGTACAAGGAGTATGTGGCTCAGCCACTCCCACTGACCCCAGCCTATGTTGAGCAAGGTGAAGCGAATAATGGGCCAGCCAATGCGAATAACAGTCAAGGAGCTCCTTCCACTGGTGATGGGCTTCTAGACTTTGATATGTACCTTTCTGAGATCCAGAGTAGCCAGCCCTCGAAATCCGAACTGGAACAGTACCTGGATGAATCCCTCACTCCACGTATCCAGGAGTTTGATATTCTGAACTGGTGGAAGCTTAACACTGTCAAGTTTCCAACCCTCTCTAAAATGGCCCGTGATATCTTGGCCATTCCAATGTCCATGGTAAGCAGTGGCAGCTCCATATTCACTGCTGGAACAGGAAGCCGCATGCTCGATGATTACAGAAGCTCTCTTCGTCCCGAGATTGTGGAGGCACTTGTCTGTGCGAAAGATTGGCTCCAGTACTCACCAGCTACCACTGAGGCACCAAGTTCTGCACTGGTCAAGGCTGAAGGGTCTTAG
- the LOC101780683 gene encoding serine/threonine-protein phosphatase PP2A-4 catalytic subunit — MEPMNVDNGGCGGLDAQIEQLMQCRPLAEQEVKSLCEKAKEILMEESNVQPVKSPVTICGDIHGQFHDLVELFRIGGKCPDTNYLFMGDYVDRGYYSVETVTLLVALKVRHPHRITILRGNHESRQITQVYGFYDECLRKYGNANVWKTFTDLFDYFPLTALVESEIFCLHGGLSPSIENLDSVRSLDRVQEVPHEGPMCDLLWSDPDDRCGWGISPRGAGYTFGQDISEQFNHTNNLKLVARAHQLVMEGYNWAHEQKVVTIFSAPNYCYRCGNMASILEVDDCNSHTFIQFEPAPRRGEPDVTRRTPDYFL, encoded by the exons atGGAGCCTATGAACGTTGACAACGGCGGCTGCGGTGGCCTCGACGCGCAGATCGAGCAGCTTATGCAGTGCCGCCCGTTGGCCGAGCAGGAG GTTAAGTCACTGTGCGAGAAGGCCAAGGAGATATTGATGGAGGAAAGCAACGTTCAG CCTGTCAAGAGTCCAGTGACGATATGTGGTGATATACATGGACAATTCCATGATCTTGTAGAGCTTTTCCGAATTGGCGGAAAG TGTCCAGACACCAATTACTTATTTATGGGGGATTATGTGGATCGTGGCTACTATTCTGTTGAGACTGTCACT CTGCTAGTAGCACTGAAAGTGCGCCACCCACATCGAATTACGATCCTTCGTGGAAACCACGAGAGTCGGCAG ATCACACAGGTGTATGGATTCTACGATGAATGCCTACGAAA GTACGGCAATGCAAATGTATGGAAGACATTTACGGATCTTTTTGATTATTTTCCTCTGACAGCTCTG GTGGAATCAGAGATTTTCTGCCTTCATGGTGGTTTATCTCCATCAATTGAAAATCTTGATAGCGTGCGTAGCTTAGACCGTGTCCAAGAGGTTCCTCACGAGGGACCTATGTGTGATCTTTTATGGTCAGATCCAGACGACCGATGTGGTTGGGGCATATCTCCTCGTGGTGCTGGCTACACTTTTGGACAG GATATATCAGAGCAGTTCAATCACACGAACAATCTCAAACTTGTAGCTCGGGCTCATCAATTAGTTATGGAGGGATATAACTGGGCTCAT GAACAAAAGGTTGTCACCATATTCAGTGCTCCAAACTATTGCTACCGATGTGGCAATATGGCATCCATTTTGGAAGTTGACGACTGCAACAGTCACACCTTTATCCAG TTTGAACCAGCCCCAAGGAGAGGTGAGCCAGATGTGACGCGAAGAACACCGGATTATTTCCTTTAA